A genomic region of Candidatus Krumholzibacteriia bacterium contains the following coding sequences:
- a CDS encoding enoyl-CoA hydratase-related protein, whose translation MSRLRLEPSGDVLTIVLDRPDARNALDEQAIAELTEALRGPASDSGVRFVVLRGEGKVFCAGADLDYMRRLAAADDETNQADARRLGALFDAIAGCPHPVLAAVHGAAIGGGIGLVAAADLVVATEGTKFGFTEVRLGIVPGVISPYAVRRLGPAVARRLFLTGEIFAAPVARDFGLVDEIVADGALDPAISRWVERLRVGGPGAQTAVKRLLDDVLDAPLAEAVQRTPAHIARQRATDEAREGFAAFFERRPPSWSPEAKS comes from the coding sequence GTGAGCCGTCTGCGTCTCGAGCCGTCGGGTGACGTCCTGACGATCGTCCTCGACCGCCCCGACGCGCGGAATGCGCTCGACGAGCAGGCCATCGCCGAACTGACCGAGGCCCTGCGCGGACCCGCGTCCGATTCCGGCGTGCGCTTCGTGGTGCTCCGGGGCGAGGGCAAGGTCTTCTGCGCCGGGGCCGACCTCGACTACATGCGCCGCCTGGCGGCCGCCGACGACGAGACGAACCAGGCCGATGCACGCCGGCTCGGTGCGCTGTTCGACGCCATCGCCGGCTGTCCGCATCCCGTGCTCGCCGCGGTGCACGGCGCGGCGATCGGGGGCGGTATCGGACTCGTCGCGGCCGCCGACCTCGTGGTCGCGACCGAGGGCACGAAGTTCGGCTTCACCGAGGTCCGCCTGGGCATCGTGCCCGGTGTGATCTCGCCCTACGCCGTGCGGCGGCTCGGACCGGCCGTCGCCCGCCGCCTGTTCCTCACCGGCGAGATCTTCGCCGCACCCGTCGCGCGGGACTTCGGCCTGGTCGACGAGATCGTCGCCGACGGCGCACTCGATCCGGCGATCAGCCGCTGGGTCGAGCGGTTGCGGGTCGGGGGCCCCGGGGCACAGACCGCCGTGAAGCGGCTGCTCGACGACGTGCTCGACGCACCCCTGGCCGAGGCGGTGCAACGCACGCCGGCGCACATCGCCCGCCAGCGGGCCACCGACGAGGCGCGCGAGGGATTCGCCGCCTTCTTCGAGCGGCGCCCACCCTCGTGGTCGCCGGAGGCGAAGTCATGA
- a CDS encoding biotin carboxylase N-terminal domain-containing protein: MRARPFRRVLVANRGEIAVRVLRACRQRGLETVAVVSEADRASLAAQLADQVVEIGPAPAAESYLRIDAILDAARGTGADAIHPGYGFLAENAAFARACDDAGVVFIGPGADVIDAMGVKTEARRRMEEAGVPVVPGALLEGDDPAAWEAAGSGVGYPLLVKAAAGGGGKGMRAVHGAADLVDAIGAARREAASAFGDATVYLERLLIRPRHVEVQVLGDTHGHVLHLGERDCSVQRRHQKVVEESPAPGLSDDLRARLHDAAVRAARAVDYVGAGTVEMLLDASGDFFFLEMNTRLQVEHPVTENVTGVDLVEAQLRVAAGERLALTQDEIRAHGHSIEVRLYAEDPARGFLPQTGTLHLFEPPAGPGVRVDTGVTTGSEVTLHYDPMIAKLCAWGADREQSRRRLIEALSETTVLGPTTNLSHLLAILGHEAFASGAVHTGFLEEHLADWSPDGEGNVDTDEALWLAAAASFALDPGGGTARRSDRDTIGEAPGPWEDLGPLRLVPAREDG; the protein is encoded by the coding sequence ATGAGGGCGCGTCCGTTCCGCCGCGTGCTCGTGGCCAACCGCGGGGAGATCGCCGTCCGCGTTCTTCGCGCCTGCCGACAGCGAGGACTCGAGACCGTGGCCGTGGTCAGCGAGGCCGACCGCGCGTCGCTGGCCGCTCAGTTGGCCGACCAGGTCGTCGAGATCGGTCCGGCCCCCGCCGCCGAGAGCTATCTGCGTATCGACGCCATCCTCGACGCCGCGCGGGGCACCGGCGCCGATGCGATCCATCCCGGCTACGGATTCCTGGCAGAGAACGCCGCCTTCGCCCGGGCCTGCGACGACGCCGGGGTGGTGTTCATCGGACCGGGTGCCGACGTGATCGATGCCATGGGGGTGAAGACCGAGGCCCGCCGCCGCATGGAAGAGGCCGGGGTGCCGGTCGTGCCCGGGGCGCTGCTCGAGGGCGACGACCCTGCGGCCTGGGAGGCCGCCGGCTCCGGCGTCGGCTATCCGTTGCTCGTGAAGGCCGCCGCCGGAGGTGGGGGCAAGGGCATGCGCGCCGTCCACGGAGCGGCGGATCTGGTCGACGCGATCGGCGCCGCCCGCCGGGAGGCGGCCAGTGCCTTCGGCGACGCCACCGTGTACCTGGAACGACTGCTGATCCGGCCACGCCACGTGGAGGTCCAGGTCCTCGGCGACACCCACGGTCACGTCCTGCACCTGGGCGAGCGTGATTGTTCGGTACAGCGTCGGCACCAGAAGGTGGTGGAGGAGTCGCCCGCCCCCGGGCTGAGCGACGACCTGCGGGCGCGCCTGCACGACGCCGCGGTGCGTGCCGCCCGGGCCGTGGACTACGTCGGCGCCGGAACCGTCGAGATGCTGCTCGACGCATCGGGGGACTTCTTCTTCCTCGAGATGAACACCCGTCTGCAGGTCGAACATCCCGTGACCGAGAACGTCACCGGGGTCGACCTGGTGGAGGCCCAGTTGCGCGTGGCCGCCGGCGAACGGCTGGCGCTCACGCAGGACGAGATCCGCGCCCACGGTCACTCGATCGAGGTGCGGCTGTACGCCGAGGATCCCGCCCGGGGCTTCCTGCCGCAGACGGGCACGCTGCACCTCTTCGAACCGCCGGCAGGTCCGGGCGTGCGCGTGGACACCGGCGTGACGACGGGCAGCGAGGTCACGCTGCACTACGACCCGATGATCGCGAAGCTGTGCGCGTGGGGCGCGGACCGCGAACAGTCGCGCCGGCGTCTGATCGAGGCCCTGAGCGAGACCACCGTGCTCGGTCCGACGACGAACCTGTCGCACCTGCTGGCGATCCTCGGACACGAGGCCTTCGCCTCGGGTGCGGTGCACACCGGATTCCTCGAAGAGCACCTGGCCGACTGGAGCCCCGACGGCGAGGGGAACGTGGACACCGACGAGGCCCTGTGGCTGGCGGCGGCGGCGAGTTTCGCTCTCGACCCGGGGGGCGGGACGGCGCGCCGTTCCGACCGCGACACGATCGGCGAGGCGCCGGGACCCTGGGAGGACCTGGGTCCGCTGCGCCTGGTCCCCGCGCGGGAGGACGGATGA
- a CDS encoding biotin/lipoyl-containing protein, whose product MMEIDLERDGRRRRTRVHREGDDTLRVQIDGGDARTVRVIARDENTLLLDVDGRRHRLRWVRRGRELHLGLRGHSAHFHWVEEDEVDETVGAASPVVRAPMPGRVLEVTVAAGDPVAAGQVVARIEAMKMEIALSSDVAGRVSTVHAGKDALVEPDQPVVTIEPDGEAD is encoded by the coding sequence ATGATGGAGATCGATCTCGAACGCGACGGCCGCCGTCGACGGACAAGGGTCCATCGCGAGGGCGACGACACCCTGCGCGTGCAGATCGACGGGGGCGACGCCCGCACGGTACGGGTGATCGCGCGCGACGAGAACACGCTCCTGCTCGACGTCGACGGCCGTCGGCATCGCCTTCGCTGGGTGCGGCGGGGGCGCGAGCTCCACCTGGGTCTGCGCGGTCACTCCGCGCACTTCCACTGGGTGGAGGAGGACGAGGTCGACGAGACCGTCGGGGCCGCCTCGCCGGTGGTCCGAGCGCCGATGCCCGGCAGGGTTCTCGAGGTGACCGTGGCGGCGGGCGACCCCGTCGCGGCGGGGCAGGTGGTGGCGCGCATCGAAGCGATGAAGATGGAGATCGCCCTGTCGAGCGACGTGGCCGGGCGGGTGTCGACGGTCCACGCCGGCAAGGACGCTCTCGTCGAACCCGATCAGCCCGTGGTGACGATCGAGCCGGACGGCGAGGCGGATTGA
- a CDS encoding DMT family transporter, with amino-acid sequence MNRETRIRADLALVLVTIFWGVTFPLIRSALADVGPHQFIGWRFALGTAAFLPLVVLDPGARAGLRRALLPGALLGLIAWSSYVSQTIGLQTVPAGRAAFITGTAVIIVPLLAPVFRAGRPTAVDFAAAVVAAGGLYLLTGAGATGVSGFGVGDLWVLACALGYSTYVLVLQRVLTVEHHPTSLAFTQVATIGLIGVAVLGVRGNVAIELSGDVVRALGFCALVATVGTFWLQTRFQGSTTPQRASLIFSLEPVFATFFAWWLLSEVLTPLGALGAALILAAVIASETWTGRRTHRSDATAGQGGVTPVDS; translated from the coding sequence TTGAACCGCGAGACCCGCATCCGCGCCGACCTGGCGCTGGTCCTGGTCACGATCTTCTGGGGAGTCACCTTCCCGCTGATCCGCAGCGCACTCGCCGACGTCGGTCCGCACCAGTTCATCGGGTGGCGCTTCGCGCTCGGCACCGCGGCCTTCCTGCCGCTGGTGGTCCTCGATCCGGGGGCCCGCGCCGGGCTGCGCCGGGCACTGCTCCCCGGCGCGCTGCTGGGATTGATCGCGTGGTCGTCCTACGTGTCCCAGACGATCGGCCTGCAGACCGTGCCGGCGGGGCGTGCCGCCTTCATCACCGGCACGGCGGTGATCATCGTGCCGCTGCTGGCTCCGGTGTTCCGGGCCGGTCGGCCCACGGCGGTCGACTTCGCCGCGGCCGTGGTGGCGGCAGGGGGGCTGTACCTGCTGACCGGAGCCGGCGCGACCGGCGTGTCCGGCTTCGGGGTGGGGGATCTCTGGGTGCTCGCCTGCGCCCTGGGTTACTCGACGTACGTGCTCGTATTGCAACGTGTTCTGACGGTCGAGCACCACCCGACCAGCCTCGCGTTCACGCAGGTGGCCACGATCGGACTGATCGGGGTCGCCGTGCTCGGCGTCCGTGGGAATGTCGCGATCGAGCTCTCGGGGGACGTGGTGCGCGCGCTCGGCTTCTGCGCGCTGGTGGCGACGGTGGGGACCTTCTGGTTGCAGACCCGGTTCCAGGGCTCGACGACGCCGCAGCGGGCATCGCTGATCTTCTCGCTCGAGCCCGTCTTCGCCACCTTCTTCGCGTGGTGGCTGCTGTCCGAGGTCCTCACGCCGCTGGGAGCGCTGGGGGCGGCCCTGATCCTCGCCGCGGTGATCGCCTCGGAGACCTGGACCGGGCGTCGAACGCACCGATCCGACGCGACGGCTGGCCAAGGCGGCGTGACCCCGGTAGACTCGTAG
- a CDS encoding transglutaminase-like domain-containing protein — translation MSSSAARERFGRLAALEDDHIDLLEGAFLIAQEEYPELVLDEQIQRVEAIARRCSEHLAGAEDFFHAVWVINRVLFDEMGLRGNVEAFDDPENSYLNRVLDRRTGIPITLSVLYREVARRCGFHVEGIGLPGHFVVRVTDDWGHTYVDPFHGGSVVTRDDLSRLLHERFGPRARLLEEHLEPVSSRRILTRMLLNLKRIYVRKQDDERAVLASERIVLLQPDAATERRDRGLLYRRTGRRAEAITDLRWYLNDRPQAIDGPRIRRVLNELLHERAAEG, via the coding sequence ATGAGCTCTTCCGCCGCACGCGAACGTTTCGGACGACTGGCCGCCCTCGAGGACGACCACATCGACCTGCTCGAGGGTGCCTTCCTGATCGCCCAGGAGGAGTACCCGGAGCTCGTGCTCGACGAGCAGATCCAGCGCGTCGAGGCGATCGCCCGTCGCTGTTCCGAGCACCTGGCCGGGGCCGAGGACTTCTTCCACGCGGTGTGGGTGATCAACCGTGTGCTCTTCGACGAGATGGGCCTCCGTGGCAACGTCGAAGCCTTCGACGACCCCGAGAACAGCTACCTGAACCGGGTTCTCGACCGTCGCACGGGCATTCCGATCACGCTGTCGGTACTCTACCGCGAGGTCGCGCGCCGCTGCGGGTTCCACGTCGAGGGCATCGGCCTGCCCGGTCACTTCGTCGTGCGCGTGACCGACGACTGGGGTCATACCTACGTCGATCCCTTCCACGGCGGCAGCGTCGTGACGCGCGACGATCTGTCGCGTCTGTTGCACGAGCGATTCGGCCCGCGGGCACGACTGCTCGAGGAACACCTCGAACCGGTGTCCTCCCGGCGGATCCTCACCCGCATGCTCCTGAACCTGAAGCGGATCTACGTGCGCAAGCAGGACGACGAGCGGGCGGTGCTGGCGAGCGAACGGATCGTCCTTCTGCAGCCCGATGCCGCGACCGAGCGCCGTGACCGCGGGCTCCTGTACCGCCGGACCGGTCGCCGCGCCGAGGCGATCACCGATCTCCGGTGGTACCTCAACGACCGGCCGCAGGCGATCGACGGACCCCGCATCCGGCGCGTGCTCAACGAGCTCCTGCACGAGCGCGCCGCCGAGGGATGA